GCTAAACATCGCATCGGTGTAGCCGGCGACTGTCATCTTGCCGATTGGGTACACGTTGCCGTCTTCTACTGCCTTGAGGTTCTTGTACAGCGGTTCTTCCTGCAGGATTTCGAAGGTTTCGGTTGGTTCAAAGGCAAGGTTAGTGCCGTAGAACAACACGTCGGCATCGCCGACAGCGTTGTTGATTTCTTCAAGGGAGACGGTGAACTCGCCGCCGTCTTCATCGCCGACGGTTTCATTGATCTGATCGGACCACTGAACGCCGATTGGACCAAGGATGTTGCCCAGCATGCTGGCATCGCTGTTGAGGTCAACTTCTTGCTCGTTGTAGGAATTGATTACGGCGAAGCGGCGGTCTGCCAGCACATCAGCGTGCTTTTCCTTCAGTTCAGCTTGGCGGTCTTCCAAGGCGGTTTCGAGCTCATCAATTTTATCCGCCTGGTTCACGGCATCCGCTACCTGCCCAACACGTCCCCGCCAGTCGGCGCGGTCTTGGCCACCGTGCATGTAGATATATGACGGCGCGATGGCTCGAAGCTGCTCAAGATCGACTGCTTCAACATAGTTCGGCACCAGGATCAGGTCAGGTTCCAAAGCAGCGATTGCTTCCAGTTCGATGCCTTCGCGTTCACTGACCTGAGGAACATTTTCGATGTCCTTGGCCTTTTCTGATGGCAACAGGCCTTCGGTGT
This region of Corynebacterium casei LMG S-19264 genomic DNA includes:
- a CDS encoding ABC transporter substrate-binding protein, which translates into the protein MINNSSRRRALKFATLLTAGALVITGCSAEDNSTTQATESSSNEAGGEDSAAQGDTRTVTDYEGNEVEVPSDPQRVVTLHFAATEALVDLGLAPVGQGGYTEGLLPSEKAKDIENVPQVSEREGIELEAIAALEPDLILVPNYVEAVDLEQLRAIAPSYIYMHGGQDRADWRGRVGQVADAVNQADKIDELETALEDRQAELKEKHADVLADRRFAVINSYNEQEVDLNSDASMLGNILGPIGVQWSDQINETVGDEDGGEFTVSLEEINNAVGDADVLFYGTNLAFEPTETFEILQEEPLYKNLKAVEDGNVYPIGKMTVAGYTDAMFSLDLLDEALEDLES